The DNA region CGGGGCGGGTGCTGGATGCTCAGGCGATATTGAACGGTTCGGGCTGACTGCGGACCGAACCGAGTTGGGCCACAACGGTGTAGGGGCCCGCCGGAACGGGCAGGCGCTCGCCCGCGCAGCCGGGCTGGGAGCTGGCCCCGGACCAGGTGACGGTGAACGCGGCCTGCTGGCCGGGGGCCAGGGTGCGTATGTCGGGGGTGCCGTCCGGGTAGCAGTCGGTGCTGGACCACAGCTTGCGCTGGCCGTCGAGGGACTGCACCTGGACCAGCTGCAAGCCCGAACCCATGTGCGCGTCCGCAGACGCCGCTGGAGATGTTGGTGATGACGATGCCGAACTGCGGCTGCTCGCCGGACTTGTAGGTGGCCTGCCCGACGGTGACCTTCACGGCCAGTGACTGGTCGGGGCACTGGGCCTGGGCGGCGGGGGCGGCCGCGCCCGAGGTGGCGCCGGAAGGCTTGGCCGAGCTCGGGTCCGGGGTGCTCGAGGCGCTGCTCGAGGGCTTGCCACTGGCTCCGGCGCTGGAGGTGGCGGCGGCCTTGGTGTCGGACTTGTGGTCGCCGCTGCCCTTCAGCAACGCGAAGCCCACCCAGAGCACCAGGGCGAGTCCGAGCACCATCGCGCCGATCGCGACCGCGCGACGGCGCCAGTAGATTTCTGGTGGAAGTGGTCCGTTCGGTTCCAGCACGCTGACAACGGTAAGGGCACCGTCCGGATCATCCCGAGCAGGGTCTCGGCGTGTCGGTCGCGAAAGCGCCTCCGGGGCCGGTAAATTCCGGCGCCGCCGGAGGCGCTGCGCTGGTATCAGAGCATCGGGGTGGTATCAGACCACTTCACCGATGTTGCCGATGACCCGTCGCAGTTTGATCTCGCCGTCGCCGAGGTTGTAGGTGACGCAGGCGATGGCGCATTCGCCGGTGGCCACCCGCTGGGAGATGATCATCGACCGCTGCATGAGCAGGCGGGCGGTCTCCTCGACGTGGCGGGCCTCGAGGTCGTCGACCGATTCCAGGCCTTCGCGGCGGCCGATCAGGATGGACGGGGTGACCCGCTCGACGACCGAGCGGATGAATCCGCCGGGGACATTGCCGTGGTCGAGGGCGTCGATGGTGGCGCGGACCGCGCCGCAGCTGTCGTGCCCGAGCACCACGATGAGCGGCACGTTGAGGACGTGCACGCCGTATTCGATGGAGCCCAGGACCGAGGAGTCGATGACGTGCCCGGCGGTGCGGACCACGAACATGTCGCCGAGACCCTGATCGAAGATGATCTCGGCGGCGACCCGGGAGTCGCCGCAGCCGAACAACACCGCCCCGGGCTGCTGCCCGGCAAGCAGTTTGGTCCGATCGATCGCCCCCTGGCTTGGGTGCTGCAACGTGCCGTTCACGAAGCGCTCGTTGCCTTCACGCAGGGCTTTCCACGCACTGATCGGATTGTTATGCGGCATAGATCCTATTTTCCATGGCCTCACGGTTACCGGCGAGTCCGCGGCGTTACGGTCCGGCAAAGACGCGCTGGCCACGCCGCCGCGAGCTCGGTGAGCCGCTCGACGCGCCGGGGTGGCGCTCGAACGCACGCCGGGTGGCGGACCCCGGCTCACCGCACATGGATACCATCGCCCGTGGCGGTACGCGGAGTCTTCCAATGTCCCGCCCTCGGTTCGCGGCCCGGCTCGGTCTGGACTGACGGAGCGGGGGAGCGAAGCGGAGGAGCGGAGGAGGGAAGACCGAGCTTGCAGGGCCGCGAACCCGCCCGGAGCGAAGCGGAGGGCAAATGGATACGGACGCGCTCATCGACTGGTATCGCGATACCGCGCGGGATCTGCCGTGGCGGCGGCCCGGGGTTACCGCTTGGCAGATTCTGATGAGCGAGATCATGCTGCAGCAGACCCCGGTGGTGCGGGTGGAGCCGATCTGGCGGGAGTGGGTGGCGCGCTGGCCGGTGCCCTCCGCGATGGCGGCCGCACCGCAGGGTGAGGTGCTGCGGGCGTGGGGCAAGCTCGGCTATCCGCGGCGGGCGCTGCGGCTGCACGAGTGTGCGCAGGTGCTGGCCGCCGAGCACGGCGACGAGGTGCCCGCCGATGTGGACGTGTTGCTGGGTCTGCCCGGTATCGGGGCGTACACCGCCCGCGCCGTCGCCTGTTTCGCGTATGGGCAGCGGGTTCCGGTGGTGGACACCAATGTTCGGCGGGTAGTGGCGCGGGCGGTGCACGGTCGCGCCGAGGCCGGGAATCCGGCCGCCCGGGATCTGGCCGAGACCGAGGAGTTGCTGCCGGCGCGGGTCGATCGGGCCGCGGTGATGTCGGCCGCCCTGATGGAGTTGGGTGCGCTGGTCTGCACCGCCCGCACGCCGGACTGCGAGCGTTGCCCGCTGCCGGCGTGCGCGTGGGTGTCGGCGGGCCGTCCGGCTTCCGAGGTGGTGCGCAAGGTGCAGAAGTACGAGGGCACCGATCGTCAGGCGCGGGGCCGGCTGCTGGATGTGCTGCGGGGTTCGTCGGGGCCGGTGGAGCGGGTTCGCTTGGACCTGGCCTGGACTCGCGATCCGGGGCAGCGGGATCGCGCGCTGGATTCGCTGCTGGTCGACGGCCTCATCGAGCAGACGCCCGACGGCTTGTTCGCGCTGGCCGGTGAGGGCAGCTGAACCTGGAACGCCCCCGCTCGGGCCGAGGGTGACGGTCCGGGCGGGGGCGTGCGAGGACGATCTGCCGCCCCTCATGCGGTAGATCGTGGTGTCGCAACCGGTTTCGCGGGATCGACCGCGAAAGACTCAGGCGGCGACCAGGACTCTGCGGCGATTGCGGGTGCGGGAGCCCACCACCCGGCAGATCAGATAGATCGTGAACGAGATGGTGGTGACGAAGGTCGAGATCGGGACGCCGGGGGCCAGCGACAGCAGAATGCCGCCGACCGCGGCGATCTCGGCGAACACGATCGACAGCACCGCCACCCGGGCCGGGCTCGCGGTGAGCTGGGCGGCCGCGGCGGCGGGGGTGATGAGCAGCGACAGCACCAGTAGCGCGCCCACGATCTGCACGCCGAAGGCGGCCGTCACGCCGAGCAGTACCGCGAACACGATCGACAGGGCTCGCACCGGAACCCCGCGCGCCACCGCCACTTCCGGGTCGGAGCTGGCGAACAGCAGCGGTCGGTAGACGGCGGCCAGCACCACCAGCACCGCCGCGGTGCAGGTGGCCAGCAGGCCGAGGCCGGAGTTGCCGACGCTCACCACCTGGCCGGTGAGCAGCGAGAATTTGGAGCCCGCGCGTTCCGGGCCGAGCCACAGGAACAGCACCGAAAGCCCGAGGCCGAAGGACAGCACCACCGCGATCACCGAATCGCGTTCGCGGGCACGGGAACCGAGCACGCCGAACAGCACGGCCGCCACCACCGAACCGATGATCGCGCCGGTGCCGACGCCGATACCGGCCAGCAGGGCGGCGGCCGCGCCGGTCAGTGACAGCTCACTGGTGCCGTGCACGGCGAACGACATCTGGCGGCTGATGATGAGCGGGCCGATGGCCCCGGCCAGCAGGCCGAGCAGCGCGGCGGCGATGACCGCCTGCTGCACGAAGTCGTAGGACATCAGGTGCGCGGTCGTCGACAGGTCGAACAGCTGCGAGAACAGCTTGGACAGCTTCTCCATCAGGCCCGCGCCTCCCGCTCGCCGTGGTTCTTGCCGGTGCTGCCGTGGCAGTGGGCCGCGCCGGATTCGCCGAGCGCGTCCATGGCGTCGCCGGTGCCGACGACGACCAGGCGTCCCCGCACCCGCAGCACGTCCACCTCGGTGCCGTACAGCTCGGACAGGGTCTCGGAGGTCATCACCTCGTCGGGCGTGCCGATCCGGAACTGTCCGTCGACCAGGTACAGCACCCGATCGACCAGCGGCAGAATGGGATTGATCTCGTGGGTCACGAACAGCACGGCGGTGTCGTGGGTGCGGCGCCGCCGGTCGATCAGTTCGGACACCAGCCGCTGATTCGCCAGATCCAGGGACAGCAGCGGTTCGTCGCACAGCAGCACCCGGGGGTCTCCCGCCAGCGCCTGCGCGACCCGCAGCCGCTGCTGTTCACCGCCGGACAGCGCGTCCAGCGGCGCATAGGCGAACTTCTCGGCACCGACGGCCGAGATGGCTTCCGCGACTTTACGTTTCCGCTCCTTGCGGCCCCGGAATCCGATTCCCCAGCGATGCCCGTCCACCCCGAGCCCCACCAGATCGACGCCCCGCAGCTGCGCCCCGCCCTCGATGGTCTTCTGCTGCGGCACGTACCCGATGGCCGGATTACCCAGCCGCGCGGGCGATCCCGCCACTTCGGCGGTCCCCGCGCTCAATGCCACCTGTCCCAGCAGCATCCGCAGCATCGAGGTCTTCCCGGACCCGTTGGGACCCAGCACCGCGATGAACTCCCCGGCCGCGGCCTCGAGATCCAGCCCCTCCCACAGGGTCCGATCCCCGAACGACAACCGTGCACCCGATAGTCGCACCGCCGGCGTTTCCGCGATGGTCTCCGTGTTCGTCTGTGCCGCACCGATTGTCGCCGCGTCGAGGCTCACGGTGGCGGCGTTGTCGGTGCGGGTTGCGCGGCCGGACGGGGTGCGTGGGCGCGCACCGGTGAGCGCGCAGCCGGGTTTCGGCGTGGTGACGCCGGAGGTGGCCGGGGCGTCGGGCGTGGCGGACATGGTGGTGCTCCCGGGTGTGGAGGTCAGGCCAGGGCCTTGGCGAGGGATTGCGCGTTCTCGGTCATCCAGGTGACGTAGTCCTTGCCCTGGGGCAGGGTTTCGGTGACCTCGACGACGGTGACGCCGGCCTTGTCGGCGGCGGCGCGGAGGTCCTTGGTGAGCTTGTCCTCGGTCTGGATGTTGTAGACGAGGGCGCGAACCTGCTTGGCGTTCAGCAGGTCTCGGACGGTCGCCACGTCCTGCGGGGTCGGGTCGGTGCCCTGTTCGATGGCTTCCTGGAAGGCGTGCGGGGTCTTGTCGTCGGCCTTGGCGGCGGTGAGCAGGTAGGCGGCGATCGGCTCGGTCTGCAGCACCGGCTGGTTCGGGTGCGCGGCGGCGATCGAGGCGGTGACGGCCTCGACGGGGGCCAGTTTCGCGGCGAAGGCGGCGGCGCGGTCGGTGTAGGCCTGCTTGTGGGCGGGGTCGATCTCGCCGAGGGCGTCGGCGATGTGCTCGGCGATGTGGCCGACCTGGTGGACGTCGTACCAGACGTGCTCGTTGGCCTCGTGGTCGTGCGCGGCGGCTTCGGTCTTGGCGGAAGTCGGTGCGGCCGAGGCGTTCTCGTGGGCGTGCCCGCTCTCGGCGGCGATGTCGAAGGCGTTGACCGTCTTGGTGTTGCGGCCCGCGACGGCCTTGTCGATGAATTCGTCGTAGTGGCCGCCGTTGTAGACGACCAGCTTGGCGTCGGTGATCTTGGCGGCGTCGGCGGGGGAGAGCTCGAACGAGTGCGGG from Nocardia tengchongensis includes:
- a CDS encoding carbonic anhydrase, producing the protein MPHNNPISAWKALREGNERFVNGTLQHPSQGAIDRTKLLAGQQPGAVLFGCGDSRVAAEIIFDQGLGDMFVVRTAGHVIDSSVLGSIEYGVHVLNVPLIVVLGHDSCGAVRATIDALDHGNVPGGFIRSVVERVTPSILIGRREGLESVDDLEARHVEETARLLMQRSMIISQRVATGECAIACVTYNLGDGEIKLRRVIGNIGEVV
- a CDS encoding A/G-specific adenine glycosylase, producing MDTDALIDWYRDTARDLPWRRPGVTAWQILMSEIMLQQTPVVRVEPIWREWVARWPVPSAMAAAPQGEVLRAWGKLGYPRRALRLHECAQVLAAEHGDEVPADVDVLLGLPGIGAYTARAVACFAYGQRVPVVDTNVRRVVARAVHGRAEAGNPAARDLAETEELLPARVDRAAVMSAALMELGALVCTARTPDCERCPLPACAWVSAGRPASEVVRKVQKYEGTDRQARGRLLDVLRGSSGPVERVRLDLAWTRDPGQRDRALDSLLVDGLIEQTPDGLFALAGEGS
- a CDS encoding metal ABC transporter permease, with product MEKLSKLFSQLFDLSTTAHLMSYDFVQQAVIAAALLGLLAGAIGPLIISRQMSFAVHGTSELSLTGAAAALLAGIGVGTGAIIGSVVAAVLFGVLGSRARERDSVIAVVLSFGLGLSVLFLWLGPERAGSKFSLLTGQVVSVGNSGLGLLATCTAAVLVVLAAVYRPLLFASSDPEVAVARGVPVRALSIVFAVLLGVTAAFGVQIVGALLVLSLLITPAAAAAQLTASPARVAVLSIVFAEIAAVGGILLSLAPGVPISTFVTTISFTIYLICRVVGSRTRNRRRVLVAA
- a CDS encoding metal ABC transporter ATP-binding protein, whose product is MAETPAVRLSGARLSFGDRTLWEGLDLEAAAGEFIAVLGPNGSGKTSMLRMLLGQVALSAGTAEVAGSPARLGNPAIGYVPQQKTIEGGAQLRGVDLVGLGVDGHRWGIGFRGRKERKRKVAEAISAVGAEKFAYAPLDALSGGEQQRLRVAQALAGDPRVLLCDEPLLSLDLANQRLVSELIDRRRRTHDTAVLFVTHEINPILPLVDRVLYLVDGQFRIGTPDEVMTSETLSELYGTEVDVLRVRGRLVVVGTGDAMDALGESGAAHCHGSTGKNHGEREARA
- a CDS encoding metal ABC transporter solute-binding protein, Zn/Mn family, which codes for MTKSFARGFAVFTAGLATVATLTACGSTKNSDALTVVASTNVWGDITKAVAGPDIEVDSIISDPSVDPHSFELSPADAAKITDAKLVVYNGGHYDEFIDKAVAGRNTKTVNAFDIAAESGHAHENASAAPTSAKTEAAAHDHEANEHVWYDVHQVGHIAEHIADALGEIDPAHKQAYTDRAAAFAAKLAPVEAVTASIAAAHPNQPVLQTEPIAAYLLTAAKADDKTPHAFQEAIEQGTDPTPQDVATVRDLLNAKQVRALVYNIQTEDKLTKDLRAAADKAGVTVVEVTETLPQGKDYVTWMTENAQSLAKALA